The region CTTGCGCACCAGGTTGATGGTGCCGGACGGATTGCCGGTGCCGGTGACGATGCCTGCCGCGCCGCGCAGCACTTCCACATGGTCGACCATGGCCATGGTGGCCAGGCCCATGGTGTCCTGGTCGAAGGCGACCGGCACGCCGTCGAGCATGAAGTTGTTGACCGCGAAGCCGCGCGAAAAAAACTGGGTGCGCTCGCCGCCGCCGATCTGGCGCGTGGTGATGCCGGTGGCGTCCTGCACCGCTTCGTCGAGCGACTGGAAGCCCCGGTCGTCCAGTTGCTGGCGCGTGACCACGCCGACCGACTGCGGCGTTTCGCGCGCCGACAGGGTCAGCTTGCTGGCCGTGCCCATGGCCCGCGTGGTGTACGACCCGCTGCCTTCGGTGCTGGCCGGACGGTCGACACTGGCGGTGACGGCGATGCCGGGCAGGGTCTGCGTGCCGGCAGCGGCAGGTGAAACGCCTGCCTTGCGCAGCGCATATGCGCCATTGCCCACATCGACCGCTTCCAGGCCGCTGCCGGCCAGCAGTTGCGCGAAGCCCGCCGCTACCGTAAAGCTGCCGTGCAGGCCCGCGCTGCGCGCCGCGCCCAGCTGCGCCGGCTCGAACGACAGCGGCACGCCGGCGGTGGCGGCAAAGTCGGCCAGCACGTCGCCGAGCTTGCCGGCGGCGATGGCGTAGGTCTGGATGCTGGCGGCAGGCGCCGGTGCCGCCTGGGCCATATGGAGCGGTGCGCCCGCCAGCAGGCCGGCGATGGCCAGGTGCATGGCGAGAGGTGTCAATCGGGGGAAGCGGCGTTGCGGGTGCGGTGACATGATTTCCTTTGTTCGGTGGGAGGGATGCGGCGCGTTACTGATGCGCTGTCATCCGGTACACCGGACGAGGATGAAAAAGGTGTCACTGCAAAGCAGACTATGTTTCAGGCGGACGCTGGACGGTGATCCAGTACGGCCCCACGCTGCTCGTCTGCAGTCCCAGCGTCTGGCGCAGCAGGCCCAGGCTGCGCTCGAAGTCGTGTACTGGAAACGCGCCCGAGACGCGCAGATTGGCGATCGCAGGGTCGCAACGCACGATGCCGCGCCGGTAGCGCGCCAGTTCATCGAGCAAGGCCGCCAGGCGCATGTCCTTGGCCACCAGCATGCCTTTTTCCCATAGCGCGGCACTCGGCTGCACGGCGTGCGCCTCGCCCACCGCACCGCTGGTGAACTCCAGTTCCTGGCCGGCCCTGGCGGTGGCGGTGACAGTGGTGGCGGCGCGCGCTGGCGTGACGGCCAGCGCGCCGTCGAACACGGACAGCCGCGTGGCACGGGCCAGCAGGCGCACGGCAAAGCGCAGCTTGGGCGTATCGCGTGCGCGCATGGCACCATGCTCTGATTGAACGATCAGGGGCGGCAAGTGACGCTGATCGCGGCCGTTGGTGACGAGGATTTCGCCGGCCAGCAGATGCAGCAGGCGCGCTTCGGCGGCGTAGCGCACGTCGACCGCGCTGGCCGTATTGAGCACCAGCCGCGTGCCGTCGGCAAGCTCGATGGTGCGCTGTTCGCCGGTGGCGGTGCGCAGGTCGGCGGTCCAGGATGGCAGCTCGCGCCAGGCCAGCCAGCTGGCCGGCGCCGCCGCCAGCATCAGGCCCAGTACCTGCATCGCCTGGCGGCGGCGCGGCGCTTTCAGGCGCGACAGGGTCTGGCGCGCGGTGTCCGGTGGCAGCGCGGCGAAGTCGCCCAGCACGGCTTCGGCCCGCTGCCAGGCGGCCGCATGCAGCGGGCTGCTGGCGCGCCAGCGCTCGAACCGGGCGCGTTCGCGTTCGGTCATCTCGCCGGACTGGAAGCATACCAGCCAGTCGGCCGCTTCACCGAGCAAGTCCATCGACGGCGCCGAGGTGGTCATGCGGCCGCCATGCAGGCCAGGAAAGCGGCGCGCATATGGCGCTTGACGGTGGCCAGCGACGTGCGGCGCCGGTCGGCGATCTGCTGGTAGCTCAGTTCATCGAGCTGCGCCATGAGGAAAATCTCGCGCGTTTGCGCCGGCATGGCGCGCAGCATGGCTTCCACCCGATACAGCGTTTCCAGCACCAGCAAGCGCGTTTCGGGCGAGGGCGATTGCGCTTCGGGCAGCAGGGCGATGGTGTCGAGGTAGGCGCGCTCGACCTCCTGGCGGCACCAGTGGTCGATCAGCAGGCCCTTGGCGACATGCGTCAAAAAGGCGCGCGGCTGGGCGCCAAAATCGGCGCGGCGCGACTGCAGCAGCCGCACATAGGTGTCATGCGCCAGGTCGGCCGCCTGGCTGGCGTTGCCCAGCTTGCCCCGCAACCAGCCTTGCAGCCAGCCGTGATGGTCGCTGTAGAGGGTGGCGATGGTGGGAGCAGCTGCCGGCATGTGCGATGATTTGTGAATGCGAATTATTCTCAATTATAGCCGCGTGCCCGCTCGCATGGCAAGGCGGCTGTGTCCCGCCTGCCACGCCGTACGGTGATTGAAACGGCGTGGTTGCACGTCCCGCACCGGGCCAGTTAGAATGCGAATCATTATTGTTTGAACGAGGATACGCCGTGCCGCCAGCCCAGAGCGACGTTCACCAGGAGGTGGGCGGCCTGTACCAGAACCATCATCGCTGGCTGCAGGGCTGGCTGCGCCACAAGATCGGCAATGCTTTCGATGCGGCCGACGTGGCGCACGACACCTTCATGCGCCTGCTCGCGCGCGACGAAGCGGTCGGTGCGCGCGAGCCGCGCGCTTTCCTCACCACCGTGGCCAAGGGCGTGCTGGGCAATCTGTACCGGCGGCGCGACCTGGAAGCGGCCTATCTGGAAACGCTGGCGGCCCTGCCGCCGCAGCTGGCGCCCGATCCGGAGGCGCAGGCCATCCTGCTCGAAACCCTGTTCGATATCGACCGCCGTCTCGACGGCCTGCCGGCGCCGGTACGCCGCGCGTTTTTGCTGTCGCAGCTGGACGGCATGCCGCAGGCGGAGATCGCCGTCGCGCTCGACGTGTCGCTGGCCACCGTGCAGCGCTACCTGGTGAAAGCGATGCACCAGTGCTTTTTTGCCGGGCCGCCCGCATGAGCGGCGCGCAGGCGTCCGAAGCGGCCAGCCTGGAAGCGGTCGAATGGCTGGTGCGGCTGCAGGCCGGCGAGGTGCCGCCCGAGGTGGATGCCGCCTGGCGGCGCTGGCGCGAACAAGACCCCGGCAATGAGCTGGCCTGGCAGCATGTGGAAGGCTGCATGGCGCGTCTGCGCTCCTTACCGGCGCCGCTGGCGCATGGCACCCTGGCGCGCGCGCCGCTGCATGCCCGGGCGCGAGAAGAGGCGCGGGTCACGCGCCGCCAGTCGCTGGCCTTGCTGGCGGTGTTTGGCCTGGGCACGGCCGGCTGGCTGGCCGGGGGCGACCGGCAGGCGACGATCTGGCTGGCGGACTACCGCACCGGCACAGGAGAACTGCGCCAGATCGTGCTCGATGACGGCACCCGCGTCACGCTCGGTACCAGCACCGCCATCGACGTGCGGTTCGACGCGCGACAACGGCAGCTCACCGTGCGCGGCGGCGAGATCATGGTGGCCACCGCGCCGGACCGCGCGCAACGCCCCTTCGTGGTACGGACGGCGCAGGGCAGCTTGCGGCCGGTCGGCACGCGCTTTGCGGTACGCCAGGACGCGGGGCACACGCGCCTGGGCGTGTTCGAAGGCGCTGTCGATATCGCCCCCGAACAATTGGCTGGCGCAGCGCGCCGCGTGCATGCCGGCGAACAGGCCAGCTTTACCCGCGAACAGATCGGCGCCCTCGAAGCCCTGCCTGCCGGCGCCGACGCCTGGACCACCGGCATGCTGGTGGCGCACGAGATGCCGCTGTCGAATTTCGTGGCCGAACTGGCGCGCTACCGTCCCGGGCGCCTGGCTTGCGACCCGGCCATCGCGCATTTGCCGGTCTCCGGCATTTATCCGCTGGCCGACACCGGCCAGGTACTCGACATGCTGACCCGCACCTTGCCGGTCGATGTGCGCCAGACCACGCGCTACTGGGTGACGGTGGTGCCGCACCGGCCAGCTTCCTGACAATATTTTTAAAAAGGTGAGGGTTTTTCGATTTTCGCGTGGCACAGGTAGTGAAACCCTTTCATTACCAGGAAAATCGCTTATGTCCATCACTCAAATACCTTCCATCCGCCGCACGCTGGCGGCCGTCGCCGTCAGCCAGGCCCTGTGGCTGCTGGCCGCAGGCTTTGCACCGGTGGCCCATGCGGCCGGTCCCGTGGCGGCCGCGCGTGCGCCGCTGGCCATTCCGTCCGGTCCCCTGGAACAGGTGCTGGTGCGCTTTGGC is a window of Janthinobacterium sp. J1-1 DNA encoding:
- a CDS encoding FecR domain-containing protein: MTTSAPSMDLLGEAADWLVCFQSGEMTERERARFERWRASSPLHAAAWQRAEAVLGDFAALPPDTARQTLSRLKAPRRRQAMQVLGLMLAAAPASWLAWRELPSWTADLRTATGEQRTIELADGTRLVLNTASAVDVRYAAEARLLHLLAGEILVTNGRDQRHLPPLIVQSEHGAMRARDTPKLRFAVRLLARATRLSVFDGALAVTPARAATTVTATARAGQELEFTSGAVGEAHAVQPSAALWEKGMLVAKDMRLAALLDELARYRRGIVRCDPAIANLRVSGAFPVHDFERSLGLLRQTLGLQTSSVGPYWITVQRPPET
- a CDS encoding sigma-70 family RNA polymerase sigma factor, which translates into the protein MPAAAPTIATLYSDHHGWLQGWLRGKLGNASQAADLAHDTYVRLLQSRRADFGAQPRAFLTHVAKGLLIDHWCRQEVERAYLDTIALLPEAQSPSPETRLLVLETLYRVEAMLRAMPAQTREIFLMAQLDELSYQQIADRRRTSLATVKRHMRAAFLACMAAA
- a CDS encoding sigma-70 family RNA polymerase sigma factor, with the protein product MPPAQSDVHQEVGGLYQNHHRWLQGWLRHKIGNAFDAADVAHDTFMRLLARDEAVGAREPRAFLTTVAKGVLGNLYRRRDLEAAYLETLAALPPQLAPDPEAQAILLETLFDIDRRLDGLPAPVRRAFLLSQLDGMPQAEIAVALDVSLATVQRYLVKAMHQCFFAGPPA
- a CDS encoding FecR domain-containing protein → MSGAQASEAASLEAVEWLVRLQAGEVPPEVDAAWRRWREQDPGNELAWQHVEGCMARLRSLPAPLAHGTLARAPLHARAREEARVTRRQSLALLAVFGLGTAGWLAGGDRQATIWLADYRTGTGELRQIVLDDGTRVTLGTSTAIDVRFDARQRQLTVRGGEIMVATAPDRAQRPFVVRTAQGSLRPVGTRFAVRQDAGHTRLGVFEGAVDIAPEQLAGAARRVHAGEQASFTREQIGALEALPAGADAWTTGMLVAHEMPLSNFVAELARYRPGRLACDPAIAHLPVSGIYPLADTGQVLDMLTRTLPVDVRQTTRYWVTVVPHRPAS